Proteins from a single region of Bacteroidia bacterium:
- a CDS encoding PASTA domain-containing protein, whose protein sequence is MSFFKFLISRAFWINVLIAIGLLSLLVFLFFQFLDSYTNHGESLTVPDLTGKSIEAVQETIEAKSLNFKVFDTVYISDLPLNTVIEQNPVPGSKVKRNRTIYLTMNSGQPAKVRLPNLDNSSVTHARDLLRNKKLKIGELEYVPHWAPNLVLGMKYKGRDITKNDSVAEGSVIDLVVGDGLKDSEITVPNLSGLRYQEAVFLLKGAGINIGNPIVMGSVTDTADAIVYRQRPQPGSGKIALGDVIDIWIMDPEVYELQNGMPEDENPGEE, encoded by the coding sequence TTGAGCTTCTTCAAATTCCTGATCAGCCGTGCATTCTGGATTAATGTTCTGATTGCCATCGGCCTTTTGTCACTTCTCGTGTTCCTCTTTTTCCAGTTTCTTGATAGCTACACCAATCATGGTGAATCGCTTACCGTTCCGGATTTAACCGGAAAATCCATCGAAGCAGTACAAGAAACAATTGAGGCAAAGAGCCTGAATTTTAAGGTTTTCGATACCGTTTATATTTCCGACTTGCCTTTGAATACGGTCATCGAACAAAATCCGGTGCCCGGCAGCAAAGTGAAGCGAAACCGAACCATCTACCTGACGATGAATTCCGGGCAGCCGGCAAAAGTCCGGCTTCCTAATCTTGACAATTCTTCTGTTACGCACGCCCGCGATCTTTTGCGTAATAAAAAATTAAAGATAGGCGAACTGGAATATGTGCCGCATTGGGCGCCTAATCTGGTTTTGGGTATGAAATATAAAGGCCGGGATATTACGAAGAATGACAGCGTGGCGGAGGGTTCTGTGATTGATCTGGTGGTAGGCGATGGATTAAAAGACAGCGAGATCACTGTACCCAATCTTTCCGGGTTGAGGTATCAGGAAGCCGTATTCCTGCTGAAAGGTGCCGGAATAAACATCGGAAACCCAATTGTGATGGGCAGCGTTACTGACACTGCCGATGCAATTGTTTATCGTCAGCGGCCGCAACCCGGTTCTGGAAAAATTGCTCTTGGCGATGTTATAGATATTTGGATCATGGATCCTGAAGTTTATGAACTTCAAAATGGAATGCCGGAAGATGAAAATCCAGGTGAAGAATAA
- a CDS encoding D-alanine--D-alanine ligase yields the protein MRIGILLGGKSREREISFAGGRTVYDIIEKNLFEPVPVFIDSLGNFILLEWQYLYKGSIRDFYPPTSFLPGSSSEFNVYIESLQPLTEKQQDEMIASIGRKISPEELAGLMDFAFLTLHGPYGEDGTIQGILDFYHIPYTGSGILSSAIGIDKVVQKRLLKNSDFATPEYLVIPRQKWLDAEDHYPFYEEAIARFGFPLVIKASSQGSSIGVQILDEANEAQFTKAVYRCFFTESVDLDQWNKFTEAQKIKLVKSLTDFQEGIGLPVEVTWQVSDIESNSPVSKPGIANHPEELLTLLDKLPGEGKAFIESLQTEPHVLIERFIKGKEFSCIVVQNEQGRPVALPPTEIRKKGHLFDYRAKYLPGISNKITPIELPDEKIEEIRQKCEELFDYFHFNVYARLDGILGDDGTIYLNDPNTTSGMLPSSFFFHQAAEIGLSPSQFLTYIVRTSVAERMRFSFSSLALKSLLQKLDTAIAGTRKEVQEKTRVGVILGGYSTERHISVESGRNVFEKLASFGMYDPVPLFLSGSADDMRFHILPLNLLLKDNADDIRHKIKHFSIPLIIKKIIGEAEDITAKYASAGYEFSPVEIPLEQLNKHIDFAFIALHGRPGEDGTLQQKLEELRIPYNGSGFESSQITIDKFRTNQILKEKGFKVPKSIFIDKKRWEDDTASVLGQIEEQIAFPLIAKPSDDGCSSAVKKIDSPDELKLFAEIIFRKDELLPEKAARQLHLKLNEEFPQKTYFIVEELISRNGAQQFLEITGGMLIKPAIGSESQFEVFEPSEALAGAGILSLEEKFLAGEGQNITPARFHRDKEKNQRISSKVREQLEKAAGELGIEGYCRIDAFVRIYEDEGTEVVFIEANSLPGLTPATCIFHQAAINGYKPQEFLDKIINFGILKATAH from the coding sequence ATGAGGATCGGAATTTTACTTGGCGGTAAATCCCGGGAGCGGGAAATATCCTTTGCGGGCGGCCGGACGGTGTATGATATTATTGAAAAAAACCTGTTCGAGCCGGTGCCGGTGTTTATTGACAGTCTGGGCAATTTCATTTTGCTGGAATGGCAATATTTATATAAAGGAAGCATCCGCGATTTTTATCCGCCCACCTCTTTCCTGCCTGGTTCGTCATCTGAATTCAATGTATATATAGAAAGCCTCCAGCCGCTAACCGAAAAGCAACAGGACGAGATGATCGCCAGTATTGGCCGCAAAATATCACCCGAAGAATTGGCCGGCTTAATGGATTTTGCGTTCCTGACACTTCATGGCCCATACGGTGAGGACGGCACTATCCAGGGCATCCTCGATTTTTATCATATTCCCTATACCGGTTCCGGAATTCTTTCTTCTGCCATCGGTATTGATAAAGTGGTGCAGAAGCGTCTCTTGAAGAATTCAGATTTTGCTACGCCTGAATATTTGGTTATCCCCCGGCAGAAGTGGCTTGATGCAGAAGATCATTACCCATTTTATGAAGAAGCGATAGCAAGATTCGGGTTTCCTCTTGTGATAAAGGCATCTTCTCAGGGATCCTCCATAGGCGTGCAGATTTTGGATGAAGCGAATGAGGCGCAATTTACAAAAGCTGTATACCGCTGTTTTTTTACAGAAAGCGTTGATTTAGATCAATGGAATAAATTCACCGAAGCACAAAAAATAAAGCTTGTAAAAAGCCTGACGGATTTTCAGGAAGGCATTGGCCTGCCGGTGGAAGTGACATGGCAGGTATCAGATATTGAAAGCAATTCTCCGGTTTCAAAACCTGGGATTGCCAACCATCCGGAAGAACTGTTGACTCTCCTGGATAAACTCCCCGGAGAAGGAAAGGCATTTATCGAAAGCCTGCAAACGGAGCCACACGTATTAATTGAACGATTTATAAAGGGAAAGGAGTTTTCGTGCATTGTAGTGCAAAACGAGCAGGGGAGGCCGGTGGCCCTGCCGCCAACCGAAATCCGCAAGAAGGGCCACCTCTTTGACTACCGCGCGAAATATCTGCCCGGCATCAGCAACAAGATTACACCTATCGAACTGCCGGATGAGAAGATTGAAGAGATCAGGCAAAAGTGTGAAGAGCTGTTTGACTACTTTCATTTTAATGTCTACGCCAGGCTGGATGGCATTTTGGGCGATGATGGCACCATTTACCTCAATGATCCGAATACGACCTCAGGAATGTTGCCTTCTTCATTTTTCTTTCACCAGGCCGCTGAGATAGGGTTGAGTCCATCGCAGTTTCTCACCTATATTGTCCGCACTTCGGTGGCGGAAAGAATGCGTTTCAGCTTCTCCTCCCTTGCGCTTAAAAGCCTGCTGCAAAAGCTGGATACAGCCATTGCCGGAACAAGGAAGGAAGTGCAGGAAAAAACCCGGGTAGGCGTAATATTGGGCGGCTATAGTACGGAGCGGCACATTAGCGTGGAGAGTGGCCGCAATGTTTTTGAAAAGCTGGCATCCTTCGGAATGTATGATCCTGTACCCCTGTTTCTATCCGGTTCGGCTGATGATATGCGATTTCACATCCTTCCACTTAACCTGCTGCTGAAAGATAACGCAGACGACATTCGTCATAAAATTAAACACTTTTCTATCCCGCTTATCATTAAAAAAATTATTGGGGAAGCAGAGGATATTACTGCAAAATATGCTTCAGCGGGATATGAATTCAGTCCTGTGGAAATACCGCTGGAACAATTGAATAAGCATATTGATTTCGCTTTTATCGCATTGCACGGCCGCCCAGGCGAAGACGGAACGCTGCAGCAAAAGCTGGAAGAACTTCGGATCCCATACAACGGCTCCGGATTCGAGTCTTCGCAGATCACGATTGATAAATTCAGAACTAATCAAATTCTGAAGGAAAAAGGATTCAAGGTTCCTAAAAGTATTTTTATTGATAAAAAACGCTGGGAGGACGATACGGCATCGGTGCTCGGGCAAATTGAGGAGCAGATAGCATTTCCGCTCATAGCAAAGCCTTCTGATGATGGCTGCAGTTCAGCCGTCAAGAAGATTGACTCGCCAGATGAATTAAAGCTTTTCGCAGAGATCATTTTCCGGAAAGACGAACTTCTGCCGGAAAAAGCTGCCCGCCAGCTACACCTAAAGCTGAACGAGGAATTTCCGCAAAAGACCTATTTCATAGTGGAGGAGTTGATCAGCCGGAACGGAGCGCAGCAATTCCTGGAAATAACAGGAGGAATGCTGATAAAACCAGCCATCGGAAGCGAAAGCCAGTTTGAGGTATTCGAACCTTCTGAAGCGCTGGCGGGAGCAGGCATTCTTTCGCTCGAGGAAAAATTTCTTGCTGGTGAGGGCCAGAACATCACGCCTGCCCGCTTTCACCGCGACAAGGAAAAGAATCAGCGGATTTCTTCCAAAGTGCGGGAACAACTGGAAAAAGCGGCAGGAGAATTGGGAATTGAAGGCTACTGCCGCATTGATGCTTTTGTTCGCATTTATGAGGATGAAGGAACGGAGGTGGTATTTATTGAGGCGAATTCGCTTCCCGGCCTTACTCCTGCCACGTGCATATTTCACCAGGCGGCTATTAATGGTTATAAGCCCCAGGAGTTTTTAGATAAAATTATAAATTTCGGCATTTTAAAAGCTACCGCCCATTGA